A DNA window from Phragmites australis chromosome 11, lpPhrAust1.1, whole genome shotgun sequence contains the following coding sequences:
- the LOC133883874 gene encoding uncharacterized protein LOC133883874 gives MAAAPSGGSGEEEEVGVDWQHVEICQYKSLVFECPRGLYRSPVPVPEADSRRRRVLLRLREKYLRELARWEALASQHIVPRPAPLPPPPQDSSAAPHPAAAATTSAFALDDLLTQVELQEQLLKKVTELCDELDALCNAGESDMVDAITVLPVWGDPRGLMKSLCSDE, from the exons ATGGCCGCGGCCCccagcggcggcagcggcgaggaggaggaggtgggggtggaCTGGCAGCACGTTGAGATCTGCCAGTATAAATCTCTCGTCTTCGAGTGCCCCCGCGGGCTCTACCGCagccccgtccccgtccccgagGCCGACAGCCGGCGCCGCCGCgtgctcctccgcctccgcgaaAAGTACCTCCGAGAGCTCGCTCGCTGGGAGGCCCTTGCCTCCCAACACATCGTCCCGCGCCCCGCTCccctgccgcctcctccccaagATTCTTCTGCGGCTCCCCAtcccgccgctgccgccacaACCTCAGCTTTCGCCCTTGACGACCTCCTCACCCAG GTAGAGCTGCAGGAGCAGCTGCTCAAGAAGGTGACCGAGTTATGCGACGAGCTGGACGCGCTCTGCAATGCGGGAGAGTCGGACATGGTGGATGCCATTACCGTGTTGCCGGTGTGGGGCGACCCGCGGGGACTCATGAAGTCGCTGTGTTCAGATGAGTAG